The Candidatus Uhrbacteria bacterium genome has a segment encoding these proteins:
- a CDS encoding ribosome-binding factor A: MSLRVEAGFEHLKDAFARVLAEDVEFPLGMMVTVLSAKITASTGHAKFVMSVFPENMKDEAIRTLEDYDHEIKDGLAKRLRLRRMPRIHYAFDETEAHAAVIENELLELRKKGEV, translated from the coding sequence ATGTCACTCCGCGTAGAAGCTGGATTTGAACACCTAAAAGACGCCTTTGCCCGAGTCTTGGCAGAGGATGTTGAGTTTCCATTGGGAATGATGGTGACGGTGCTCTCGGCTAAAATCACCGCCAGCACCGGCCACGCCAAATTTGTCATGTCCGTATTTCCGGAAAACATGAAAGACGAGGCCATCCGCACCCTTGAGGACTACGACCATGAAATCAAAGACGGCCTGGCCAAGCGTCTTCGCCTCCGCCGCATGCCGCGCATCCACTATGCGTTTGATGAAACCGAGGCACATGCAGCCGTGATCGAAAACGAACTACTTGAACTGCGTAAGAAGGGAGAAGTCTAG
- a CDS encoding bifunctional oligoribonuclease/PAP phosphatase NrnA translates to MNGLPFKELFDAVAKSQRILVVGDGKPDGDSLGSSSAFYLWLQREGKQTALFCVAPIPKNFRFLDGIHDQTNDPSVFDQPWDIVITFDTGSLKHCGILELIPRIPTKPLIVDIDHHATNELFGAINLVDTKASSTCEMVYRFFEANNVILDDRMATSLLTGLCTDTSHFSNSATNSKAMEAASTCFASGARHMDILKNLVRNKSVASLKIWGKALERLRHVPEYDMAITWFKADDLEVPGSDEAVEGVSNFLSSACSGADTMLVLREKSDGLIKGSMRSMKRDISRLAQQLGGGGHKRASGFAVKGKIKVIDGIPRIIAS, encoded by the coding sequence ATGAATGGCCTGCCCTTCAAGGAACTCTTTGACGCCGTGGCTAAAAGCCAACGAATTTTAGTCGTGGGCGATGGAAAACCCGACGGCGATTCCCTCGGCTCAAGCTCGGCTTTCTATCTCTGGCTCCAGCGTGAAGGTAAACAAACGGCCCTCTTTTGCGTTGCCCCGATCCCAAAAAACTTCCGCTTCCTCGACGGCATTCACGATCAAACCAATGATCCGAGTGTCTTTGATCAGCCCTGGGACATCGTCATCACTTTTGATACGGGCAGCTTAAAACACTGCGGCATTCTCGAACTCATCCCCCGCATCCCAACCAAGCCCCTGATCGTCGATATCGACCATCACGCCACCAATGAACTCTTTGGCGCTATTAACTTGGTCGATACCAAAGCCAGCTCTACCTGTGAGATGGTCTACCGCTTTTTTGAAGCCAACAACGTCATCCTCGACGATCGAATGGCCACCTCCCTGCTCACCGGTCTCTGTACGGATACTTCACACTTTTCCAACAGCGCCACGAACTCAAAAGCGATGGAAGCAGCCAGCACCTGTTTTGCATCCGGCGCGCGTCACATGGATATTCTAAAAAATCTCGTACGCAACAAAAGCGTCGCTTCACTCAAAATTTGGGGCAAAGCCCTCGAGCGTCTCCGCCACGTTCCGGAATACGACATGGCAATCACCTGGTTCAAAGCCGATGATTTGGAAGTCCCAGGCAGCGATGAAGCCGTAGAAGGCGTTTCCAATTTTCTCAGCTCCGCCTGCTCCGGCGCCGACACCATGCTCGTCCTACGCGAGAAAAGCGATGGCCTAATCAAAGGCTCCATGCGCAGCATGAAACGAGATATCTCACGCCTAGCCCAACAGCTCGGCGGCGGTGGCCACAAGCGCGCTTCCGGTTTTGCCGTCAAAGGAAAAATCAAAGTCATCGACGGAATACCCCGCATTATCGCCAGTTAA
- the clpP gene encoding ATP-dependent Clp endopeptidase proteolytic subunit ClpP, whose translation MKNYLIPTVIEKTPQGERAYDIYSRLLKDRIIMLGTEINDDVANIIVAQLLFLESQDKEKDIKLYINSPGGSVTAGLAIYDTMQLIKPDVSTICIGMAASMGAVLLAGGAKGKRFVLPNSEVMIHQVLGGFQGQATDIKIHAERILQTKSNLNKILAKHTGQNLKKVEEDTERDNFMEASAAVKYGLVDKIIS comes from the coding sequence ATGAAGAACTATCTCATCCCAACGGTTATTGAAAAAACTCCTCAAGGAGAACGCGCCTACGACATTTACTCGCGCCTCTTGAAGGACCGCATCATCATGCTCGGCACAGAAATTAACGATGATGTTGCAAACATCATCGTCGCCCAGCTTCTCTTTTTGGAAAGCCAGGACAAGGAAAAAGACATTAAGCTCTACATCAACTCTCCTGGCGGCTCGGTCACAGCCGGCCTCGCCATCTACGACACGATGCAGTTGATCAAGCCCGATGTCTCAACCATCTGTATCGGCATGGCCGCCTCGATGGGCGCCGTCCTCCTCGCCGGCGGCGCAAAAGGAAAGCGATTCGTTCTTCCAAACTCGGAAGTCATGATCCACCAGGTGCTCGGCGGATTCCAAGGCCAAGCAACAGACATCAAGATCCACGCAGAACGCATTTTGCAAACCAAATCCAACCTGAACAAGATTCTCGCCAAGCACACAGGCCAAAATCTAAAGAAGGTCGAGGAAGACACGGAACGCGACAACTTCATGGAAGCATCAGCTGCCGTGAAATACGGACTGGTCGACAAGATCATCTCGTAA
- a CDS encoding AAA family ATPase: protein MYLKRLEIQGFKTFAQKTVLEFKPVASGRRGVTAIVGPNGSGKSNAADAIRWVMGEQSLKLLRGKKSEDVIFSGSDKRSRSGFAEATMVLENEGEDRTGLDVGEIAVTRRLYRDGQSEYEVNRQSARLQDVALLLAQAGIGQRTYSVIGQGMIDHVLVASPTERKEFFDEAFGLKPFQLKRQSALNKIDESKKNLGQTESLLNEIGPRLATLERQIKRLAERDTLQAELQSLERAYYGSEWHQIDGGIKAATSKLEQARVEQAKLVEVANKLEAELSEMEKATPRGDGFKELRAKLDAVAAEKAALRERELKLETQKAVAAVRAEKPWAPLPLSKIIEAIESLREAHEDLVNELGKASPDIAKAKKLAESLRLTSVDLAGKLQRPAPEPEQSKSEMDPEVEKELKEIAKAYADLAEQTMKANAELESWNRGEDEKRSHIFKTQHELSQKRAEAQSSERRAGDVSIELARLETRRDGLLADLRLHAPTLEQELAALAVKADKPEADAAARMQKLRSQLEWIGGIDPETIKDHGETKERFEFLSKQIEDLRQGIQALDLVVAELDSTIRDRSATAFTKLNREFSSYFKKLFNGGEASLVEMQPEPETDEEGNIISEPAEGEVAGVDIQATPPGKRFKSIALLSGGERALTSIALICAIMATNPSPFVVLDEVDAALDESNSRKFAEIIGTLADKTQFVVVTHNRATMMQASVLYGVTMGDDGVSQLLSVDFADVEKLRKN, encoded by the coding sequence ATGTATTTGAAACGGCTGGAAATCCAAGGATTCAAGACCTTTGCCCAGAAGACGGTTCTTGAGTTCAAGCCCGTCGCTTCCGGTCGTCGAGGTGTTACGGCGATTGTCGGGCCAAATGGCTCGGGTAAATCCAATGCCGCTGATGCTATCCGTTGGGTTATGGGCGAGCAGAGCTTGAAGCTGCTGCGCGGCAAGAAATCGGAAGATGTGATTTTTTCTGGTTCCGATAAACGCAGCCGCAGCGGTTTTGCCGAGGCGACCATGGTGCTTGAGAATGAGGGCGAGGACCGCACCGGACTTGATGTGGGAGAAATTGCGGTCACACGCCGTTTGTATCGCGATGGTCAGTCGGAATATGAAGTGAATCGACAGAGCGCGCGTTTGCAGGACGTGGCACTTTTGCTTGCGCAAGCAGGAATCGGCCAGCGCACATATTCCGTTATCGGTCAGGGTATGATCGACCATGTACTGGTCGCAAGTCCGACGGAGCGCAAGGAATTTTTTGATGAAGCTTTTGGTTTAAAACCATTCCAGCTCAAGCGACAGAGCGCTTTGAATAAGATCGATGAGAGTAAAAAGAATTTAGGGCAGACGGAATCGCTTTTGAATGAGATTGGTCCGCGGCTTGCGACATTGGAACGTCAGATCAAGCGCCTCGCAGAACGCGATACGCTGCAGGCTGAGTTACAGAGTCTTGAACGAGCTTATTACGGTTCCGAGTGGCATCAGATCGATGGCGGAATCAAAGCGGCAACATCCAAGCTTGAGCAAGCGCGTGTTGAGCAGGCAAAGCTGGTTGAAGTTGCCAATAAACTTGAAGCGGAATTATCCGAGATGGAAAAGGCGACGCCGCGCGGAGATGGTTTTAAAGAGCTGCGCGCCAAGCTGGATGCGGTGGCAGCCGAGAAGGCGGCTTTGCGTGAACGTGAATTGAAATTGGAGACGCAGAAGGCTGTTGCTGCCGTGCGCGCGGAGAAGCCATGGGCGCCGCTTCCATTATCGAAGATCATTGAGGCGATTGAGAGCTTGCGAGAAGCGCATGAAGATTTGGTGAATGAGCTTGGTAAAGCGAGTCCTGATATCGCCAAAGCCAAAAAGTTGGCGGAATCGTTGCGTCTTACGAGTGTTGATTTGGCCGGCAAATTACAGCGTCCAGCACCGGAGCCGGAGCAGAGTAAGTCAGAGATGGATCCTGAGGTTGAGAAGGAATTGAAAGAAATCGCCAAGGCTTATGCGGATTTGGCCGAGCAGACAATGAAAGCCAATGCCGAGCTTGAGTCTTGGAATCGCGGAGAAGATGAAAAGCGTTCGCATATTTTTAAGACGCAGCATGAGCTTTCTCAAAAACGTGCAGAAGCCCAGAGTTCGGAGCGGAGAGCTGGCGATGTATCGATTGAACTCGCGCGTTTGGAAACGCGACGCGATGGATTGCTCGCGGATCTGCGTTTGCATGCGCCGACGCTTGAACAAGAATTAGCCGCTCTTGCTGTTAAGGCTGATAAGCCGGAGGCTGACGCGGCTGCACGCATGCAAAAGCTGCGTTCCCAGCTGGAGTGGATTGGCGGTATTGATCCGGAAACGATCAAGGATCATGGAGAAACCAAAGAGCGTTTTGAGTTTTTATCCAAACAGATCGAGGATTTGCGACAGGGAATTCAGGCGCTTGATTTGGTTGTCGCAGAATTGGACTCAACGATTCGTGATCGGAGTGCGACAGCGTTCACAAAGTTGAATCGCGAGTTTTCGAGTTACTTCAAGAAATTGTTCAATGGCGGTGAAGCATCTCTTGTTGAGATGCAGCCTGAGCCGGAGACAGATGAAGAAGGAAATATTATTTCCGAGCCCGCAGAAGGAGAAGTGGCTGGTGTTGATATTCAAGCCACGCCGCCTGGGAAACGTTTCAAGTCGATTGCGCTTCTGTCTGGCGGTGAACGTGCGCTGACTTCCATCGCCCTTATTTGTGCGATCATGGCGACCAATCCATCGCCGTTTGTGGTGCTTGATGAAGTGGATGCGGCGCTTGATGAAAGTAACTCACGCAAGTTTGCGGAGATTATTGGAACACTTGCCGATAAGACGCAGTTTGTTGTTGTGACGCATAACCGCGCGACGATGATGCAAGCATCCGTCCTATACGGCGTAACGATGGGGGATGATGGGGTTTCGCAATTGCTGTCTGTGGACTTTGCGGATGTGGAAAAGCTCCGTAAGAATTAG